Part of the Halopenitus persicus genome is shown below.
AGGTCGTCGCCGTCCCGCTCGAACAGGCGATCGAAGACGACGCCGTTCCGTCCGGTCCGGAGTTCGGCGATCGTGACCACGCGATGGGAATCGAGCAGGACGAGGAGGTCCGTGCTCGCGAACGCGGTCGAGGGAACGCCGAGATCGGTGACGACCCGTTCGCGGACCGCCTCCGGATCGGTGCCGTGGATGGTTCCCAACACCGTCTCGCCGCTGGCGCCGACGCGCATCGCCTCGTAGAGCGCGGCGGCCTCCTCCCCGCGCACCTCCCCGACGACGATCGCACCGTCGCCGAGCCGGAGCGCGGTATGGACGGCCTCTGCCGGCGCCAGCTCGCGGCCGTTTCCGACCGAGAGGCGTTGGACGTCACGCCCCGCCGTTCGGAGCTGATCGACCGGGAGTTCCGGGGTGTCCTCGATCAGTACCCCGCGTGTCGACGCCGGAAGCTCCCACAACAGTGCGCCGAGCGTCGACGTCTTTCCGGCCCCTCGCCCGCCGGCGACCAGTCCGGCGACCCCGCGCTCGACCGCCACCGAGAGCAGGCCCGCGGCGGCCGGCGTCATCGTTCCGCACTCGAGCAGCCGCGGGAGCGTCCACGCCTCCGTGCCGCCGCGGCGGAACGTGAACCCGTAGCCGTCGCTCGCGGGTCGGGTCGTCGCCGCGACACGCACGGGACCGTGCTCGGTCTCGATGGTCGCATCGAGCGTGGGAGACGCCCGCGAGAACCCCTCGCCGGACACCCGACGGAGTCGGGAGGCCAGCGTTCCGGCGCCGCGTGGCGGCAGCCGGACGTTCGTCGGGAATCGTTCCCCGTCGATGACGACCCGGAGCGGCGTCTCCGCGACCGGCGGCGTGAGGAACGCGTCGGAGACGTGGTCGTCGGCGAAGACGTCCTCCAACACGCCGTAGCCTCGGGTGTGTCGACGAAGTACGTCAACGAGGATTTTTTGCTCGCCGAGATCGGTTCCGGGAGCACGGTTACGGTCCGTTCCGGGAGCACGGTTACGGTCCGTTCCGGGAGCACGGTTACGGTCCGTTCCGGGAGCACGATCGCGGTCCGCTTCGCGTTCACGAACGGCCGCCCTGATCGCTCGTGCGGGTTCCCGTGCCCCGTCCGTCTCGTCCTCGAGGAGCCGTCGTCTGGCTGCGGCGACGATCCCCAATTCCCGCGTCGACAGCGACGCCTCCGGCGGCGTGAGGTGGTAGGTCCGGAACGCGCCGGCGTGGTCGTAGATCCGGATCGTCGCTCCGGTCTCCGTGTCCCACCGGTCCGCAAGCTGAGCTCCGGGCGGCGGCCGGGTCGTGACCTCGGCGGTCGCGATCTCCGGCATCACGGACGGCCGAAGCACCTCCTCGTACCCGTCCGCCGATCGCGTCGTCTCGATCAGTCCGGTTTCGGCGGCCGCCTCCACGACCGGCCCGGAACGCCCGATGGCATCGACCGCGGTCCGTATCGGATCCCGCGCCGCGATGGCGGCCGTTCGCGGCTCGAACCCGCGGACGCGCTCGTGGAACCGACCGGCGGCGAGAAGGAGTGCTGCCGCTCGATCGCGGTAGGTGAATCGACGCCCGCGGGCACGCACGCGGATCACGTCGACGTCGCGGTCGGCTATAGCGCGGACGACGGTCGACCGACACGCCGGCTCGGTCGCCAGTCCACCGTCGCCGGGGCAGCCGCGTGCGTCGACCGTCAGAACCGTTCGGTCGGAACGGCTGCCGACGTCCGGTTCGGGGATCGCGGTTCGGCACGCACAGCCCTCGCTGGCCGGAACGATCGGCCTCGGCCCGTCGGCCGATCCGACGAGCCGGTCGTGGACGCTTCCGAGACCGTCGACGACGTCGTCGGGAAGACGGTCGCCGAGGCGATCGAGCGGTGACATACGTCGGCTGCCGCGGTATCGTATATAAATCGACGGCCGCCGTGGACTCGGTCCCGGTCACGGCTGGTCCGGCTCGATCGGCAGGAGTTCGACCGCGGACGTCCCGTCGCGCCGAACGTACCGGAGCTGGACGGTCGTTCCCGTCGTCGACAGCTCGATCGGCGGCGTTGCCGGTGCCAGCGTGGCACCCGGGATGGCGTGTGCTTCGGTCGACCCGCCGGTGAACCGGTACGCGAGCAGTAGCCGGCAGGTCTCCTCGGAACGCGCTCCGACGTCGATCGCGGATTCGTCGTCCCGCAGACACCCGATGCGTGCCCGCTCCACCGGGGCCGACCCGAACCCCGAGGGAACGGCGATCGAGACGGTCGTTCGAGCGGCCAGCGTCGGGTCGGCGAGCGCCGTCGAGTCGCTCGCGAGCCCGGTCGCGATCCGGTCGAGCCGCTCCGCGACGGTCCCGAGTTCGGTTCGCGTCGTCTGGTGGCCGGCGTCCGACAGCGCCGGCGACGCCGTCGCCAGCAGCACCACGGCGACCACGACGGCGAGGACCGTTCGGATCACAACACGTCACGGAGCTTCGCGAGGACGCCGGCATCGGGACGGTCGGATGCGGAACCAGCGTGATCGGTTGCGGCATCGGGTATCCGACCGATCTCGTCCGCGTTCGGCACCGCGGCAGCGGCCGCCGGCGGTCGATCGGTTCGGAGTGCGCCGCCGTCGGCACGTCTCGCGGCCGACCGATTCCCCGGTCCCGTCGTCGGACCATCCATTCCGTCGACGGTTCCGGTATGGTCGTTCCTTCCGTCGACGGTTCCGGCACCGTCGTCCGCCCTCCACGGCGCGTCGTCCTCGGTTACCTCGGCGATGGGTTCGTCGGACCCGGCGTCGTTCGGCGGGTCACGATCGTGATCCGCGCTTCGACCGGTTGCGGGCCGATCACGCTCGAGGCGGCTGGCCTTCGCGAGCGCGAGGTCGGCCCGGCGCTCGACCTCCCGATTGACGGCTCGGACGCCGCCCACGTACCCGCGAACCGCTTGGGTCGCCGCGTCCAGTTCCTCGAGGCGACGATCCATCGACTCGATCGTCGCCTCGAGCTCCGTGATCCGAGCATCCATCGCGGCTCGATCGGAGAGATCGGTCGCCGCGACGTCACCGGTGATGGCGCGCTCGATCGCGTCCACGCGCTCCGCCAGGGTATCCTCGTTTCCCTCGTGAATCCGGTCGACTTCGTTCACCCCATCGCTCTCGTGCGTCTCGTCGGGCTTACACATCCCGCCGAAGCCGCCGTCTCCGTTAACGACGCTCCCGTCGGCTTCGATCGCCCGTTCCTGATCCTGCCCGGTGCTTGCGGTGGCGTGACGGTCACCCGTCGCCGGACCGTGTTCGGACATGGGGTCGCTGTGTCGGATCCGTATATAAAAATCGGGGAGCGGTCGGTACGGACCCCGTCTCCGTTTCGGCTCCGCTTGCTCGCCGTTTCGACGGAATCGCGGGACGCCACCGGGGAAACCTTCATACGCCGGTGCGTTCATCGTACGAGGTATGAAGGCCGTCCTCGTCGGCGTCGGGCAGGCGGGCGGGAAGGTGACGACCGCACTGGCCGAGTTCGACGCCGAAATGGGGTTCGACGCGGTGCGTGAGGCCCTCGCGGTCAACACGGCGGTG
Proteins encoded:
- a CDS encoding ATPase, T2SS/T4P/T4SS family; its protein translation is MSPLDRLGDRLPDDVVDGLGSVHDRLVGSADGPRPIVPASEGCACRTAIPEPDVGSRSDRTVLTVDARGCPGDGGLATEPACRSTVVRAIADRDVDVIRVRARGRRFTYRDRAAALLLAAGRFHERVRGFEPRTAAIAARDPIRTAVDAIGRSGPVVEAAAETGLIETTRSADGYEEVLRPSVMPEIATAEVTTRPPPGAQLADRWDTETGATIRIYDHAGAFRTYHLTPPEASLSTRELGIVAAARRRLLEDETDGAREPARAIRAAVREREADRDRAPGTDRNRAPGTDRNRAPGTDRNRAPGTDLGEQKILVDVLRRHTRGYGVLEDVFADDHVSDAFLTPPVAETPLRVVIDGERFPTNVRLPPRGAGTLASRLRRVSGEGFSRASPTLDATIETEHGPVRVAATTRPASDGYGFTFRRGGTEAWTLPRLLECGTMTPAAAGLLSVAVERGVAGLVAGGRGAGKTSTLGALLWELPASTRGVLIEDTPELPVDQLRTAGRDVQRLSVGNGRELAPAEAVHTALRLGDGAIVVGEVRGEEAAALYEAMRVGASGETVLGTIHGTDPEAVRERVVTDLGVPSTAFASTDLLVLLDSHRVVTIAELRTGRNGVVFDRLFERDGDDLVATGRIDRGTSRLVEELARGSESYADVRATIRTRAETIAAHAAAGRTSPDAIGDRETGPDGRKQ
- a CDS encoding DUF7311 family protein, translated to MIRTVLAVVVAVVLLATASPALSDAGHQTTRTELGTVAERLDRIATGLASDSTALADPTLAARTTVSIAVPSGFGSAPVERARIGCLRDDESAIDVGARSEETCRLLLAYRFTGGSTEAHAIPGATLAPATPPIELSTTGTTVQLRYVRRDGTSAVELLPIEPDQP
- a CDS encoding DUF7310 family coiled-coil domain-containing protein, translating into MSEHGPATGDRHATASTGQDQERAIEADGSVVNGDGGFGGMCKPDETHESDGVNEVDRIHEGNEDTLAERVDAIERAITGDVAATDLSDRAAMDARITELEATIESMDRRLEELDAATQAVRGYVGGVRAVNREVERRADLALAKASRLERDRPATGRSADHDRDPPNDAGSDEPIAEVTEDDAPWRADDGAGTVDGRNDHTGTVDGMDGPTTGPGNRSAARRADGGALRTDRPPAAAAAVPNADEIGRIPDAATDHAGSASDRPDAGVLAKLRDVL